In a single window of the Rhineura floridana isolate rRhiFlo1 chromosome 3, rRhiFlo1.hap2, whole genome shotgun sequence genome:
- the BRD2 gene encoding bromodomain-containing protein 2 isoform X4, translated as MDMGTIKRRLENSYYWSSAECMQDFNTMFTNCYIYNKPTDDIVLMAQTLEKIFLQKVAQMPQEEQEIVITVAKNSHKKGASRAAAILAAASAAAQQVPAISSVSHARLYPTSADIPTTVISIPHPSVISTPLLKPLHSTAPSQLLPAGPAPTQPVAKKKGVKRKADTTTPTPTAIIATSGGESSPSAALLETKAAKIPARRESGRPIKPPRKDLPDSQQHQTSKRGKLTEQLKYCNGILKELVSKKHAAYAWPFYKPVDASALGLHDYHEIIKHPMDLSTIKRKMENREYRDAQEFASDVRLMFSNCYKYNPPDHDVVAMARKLQDVFEFSYAKMPDEPLDINPPSTSLPQPGLLTKSSSDESSSDDEDNDDESSSDSSSDSEESSDSEEERANRLAELQEQLRAVHEQLAALSQGPVSKPKKRRDKKEKKKKKKSEKRKIKAGEEEAHPAQLKKSKKAAGGGGSGSSKNVKKAGAKALPPPVPMFYDSEEEEESKPMTYDEKRQLSLDINKLPGEKLGRVVHIIQSREPSLRDSNPEEIEIDFETLKPSTLRELERYVLSCLRKKPRKPYSETLKKPVGKTKEELALEKKRELEKRLQDVSGQLNSAKKPPKKASEKPESAQQVAVSRLSASSSSSDSSSSTSSSSSSSDTSDSDSS; from the exons ATGGATATGGGCACCATCAAGCGGAGGCTGGAAAACAGTTACTATTGGAGCTCAGCTGAGTGCATGCAAGACTTCAACACCATGTTCACCAACTGCTACATCTACAACAAG CCCACAGATGACATTGTGTTGATGGCCCAAACGTTGGAGAAGATCTTCCTGCAGAAGGTGGCGCAAATGCCCCAGGAGGAGCAGGAGATTGTGATCACTGTGGCCAAGAACAGCCACAAGAAAGGGGCCTCTCGGGCGGCAG CGATCCTGGCAGCAGCCAGCGCAGCTGCCCAGCAAGTTCCAGCCATCTCTTCTGTCTCCCACGCCCGACTCTACCCCACGAGCGCAGATATCCCCACCACTGTCATCAGCATCCCCCACCCGTCGGTCATCTCCACGCCACTCCTCAAGCCACTCCACTCCACGGCTCCCTCCCAGCTGCTGCCTGCGGGGCCTGCGCCAACGCAGCCTGTGGCCAAG AAGAAAGGCGTGAAGCGGAAAGCGGACacgaccacccccacccccacggcCATCATCGCCACCAGTGGGGGAGAGTCTTCCCCCTCAGCTGCCCTGCTAGAGACCAAGGCGGCCAAGATCCCTGCCCGGCGGGAGAGCGGGCGTCCCATCAAGCCCCCTCGCAAAGACCTGCCTGACTCACAGCAGCACCAGACCTCCAAGAGGGGCAAACTTACCGAGCAGCTCAAGTACTGCAATGGCATCCTCAAGGAACTTGTCTCCAAGAAGCACGCGGCCTACGCCTGGCCCTTCTACAAGCCAGTGGACGCCTCTGCCTTGGGGCTCCATGACTACCACGAGATCATCAAGCATCCCATGGACCTCAGCACCATCAAG CGCAAGATGGAGAACCGGGAGTACCGCGACGCACAGGAGTTTGCTTCTGACGTGCGGCTGATGTTCTCCAATTGCTACAAATACAACCCCCCTGACCACGATGTGGTAGCCATGGCTCGTAAGCTGCAG GATGTCTTCGAGTTCAGCTATGCCAAGATGCCAGATGAACCCCTAGACATCAACCCCCCCTCCACGTCACTCCCACAGCCGGGCCTCCTGACGAAGTCGTCCTCAGACGAGTCTTCCAGCGATGACGAGGACAACGACGACGAGAGCAGCAGCGACAGCTCCTCGGACAGCGAGGAGAGTTCGGACTCGGAGGAGGAGCGGGCCAATCGGCTGGCTGAGCTGCAGGAGCAG CTTCGGGCGGTGCACGAGCAGCTGGCGGCCCTCTCCCAGGGGCCGGTCTCCAAGCCCAAGAAGAGGCGTgacaagaaggagaagaagaagaagaagaaatcagaGAAGAGGAAGATCAAAGCGGGAGAGGAGGAGGCTCACCCGGCCCAGCTCAAGAAGTCCAAAAAAGCAGCTGGAggaggcggcagcggcagcagcaa GAACGTGAAGAAGGCCGGCGCAAAggccctccctcccccagtcccCATGTTCTACgactcggaggaggaggaggagagcaagcCCATGACCTACGACGAGAAGCGCCAGCTCAGCCTGGACATCAACAAGCTGCCGGGGGAGAAGCTGGGCCGGGTGGTGCACATCATCCAGTCGCGGGAGCCCTCCCTGCGGGACTCCAACCCGGAGGAGATCGAGATCGACTTTGAAACCCTCAAGCCTTCCACCCTGCGGGAGTTGGAGCGCTACGTGTTGTCGTGCTTACGCAAGAAACCTCGCAAGCCCTACAGCGAGA CCCTGAAGAAGCCGGTGGGCAAGACGAAGGAGGAGCTGGCCCTGGAGAAGAAGCGGGAGCTGGAGAAGCG
- the BRD2 gene encoding bromodomain-containing protein 2 isoform X2 yields MLQNVNPNGKILGEGNVGLVGLGVESTPGKRIRKPSLLYEGFESPTMASVPALQLASANPPPPEVSNPKKPGRVTNQLQYLHKVVMKALWKHQFAWPFRQPVDAIKLGLPDYHKIIKQPMDMGTIKRRLENSYYWSSAECMQDFNTMFTNCYIYNKPTDDIVLMAQTLEKIFLQKVAQMPQEEQEIVITVAKNSHKKGASRAAAILAAASAAAQQVPAISSVSHARLYPTSADIPTTVISIPHPSVISTPLLKPLHSTAPSQLLPAGPAPTQPVAKKKGVKRKADTTTPTPTAIIATSGGESSPSAALLETKAAKIPARRESGRPIKPPRKDLPDSQQHQTSKRGKLTEQLKYCNGILKELVSKKHAAYAWPFYKPVDASALGLHDYHEIIKHPMDLSTIKRKMENREYRDAQEFASDVRLMFSNCYKYNPPDHDVVAMARKLQPGLLTKSSSDESSSDDEDNDDESSSDSSSDSEESSDSEEERANRLAELQEQLRAVHEQLAALSQGPVSKPKKRRDKKEKKKKKKSEKRKIKAGEEEAHPAQLKKSKKAAGGGGSGSSKNVKKAGAKALPPPVPMFYDSEEEEESKPMTYDEKRQLSLDINKLPGEKLGRVVHIIQSREPSLRDSNPEEIEIDFETLKPSTLRELERYVLSCLRKKPRKPYSETLKKPVGKTKEELALEKKRELEKRLQDVSGQLNSAKKPPKKASEKPESAQQVAVSRLSASSSSSDSSSSTSSSSSSSDTSDSDSS; encoded by the exons ATGTTGCAGAACGTGAACCCCAACGGCAA GATCCTTGGGGAGGGCAATGTGGGTCTTGTGGGTCTGGGAGTGGAGTCCACGCCAGGGAAGCGGATCCGCAAGCCGTCGCTCCTCTACGAGGGCTTCGAGAGCCCCACCATGGCATCTGTTCCCGCCCTTCAGCTGGCCTCAGCCAATCCACCCCCTCCAGAGGTTTCAAACCCCAAGAAGCCAGGCAGAGTCACCAACCAGCTGCAGTACCTCCACAAAGTGGTGATGAAAGCCCTTTGGAAGCATCAGTTTGCCTGGCCCTTCCGCCAGCCCGTGGATGCCATCAAGCTGGGTCTTCCG GACTACCACAAAATAATCAAGCAGCCAATGGATATGGGCACCATCAAGCGGAGGCTGGAAAACAGTTACTATTGGAGCTCAGCTGAGTGCATGCAAGACTTCAACACCATGTTCACCAACTGCTACATCTACAACAAG CCCACAGATGACATTGTGTTGATGGCCCAAACGTTGGAGAAGATCTTCCTGCAGAAGGTGGCGCAAATGCCCCAGGAGGAGCAGGAGATTGTGATCACTGTGGCCAAGAACAGCCACAAGAAAGGGGCCTCTCGGGCGGCAG CGATCCTGGCAGCAGCCAGCGCAGCTGCCCAGCAAGTTCCAGCCATCTCTTCTGTCTCCCACGCCCGACTCTACCCCACGAGCGCAGATATCCCCACCACTGTCATCAGCATCCCCCACCCGTCGGTCATCTCCACGCCACTCCTCAAGCCACTCCACTCCACGGCTCCCTCCCAGCTGCTGCCTGCGGGGCCTGCGCCAACGCAGCCTGTGGCCAAG AAGAAAGGCGTGAAGCGGAAAGCGGACacgaccacccccacccccacggcCATCATCGCCACCAGTGGGGGAGAGTCTTCCCCCTCAGCTGCCCTGCTAGAGACCAAGGCGGCCAAGATCCCTGCCCGGCGGGAGAGCGGGCGTCCCATCAAGCCCCCTCGCAAAGACCTGCCTGACTCACAGCAGCACCAGACCTCCAAGAGGGGCAAACTTACCGAGCAGCTCAAGTACTGCAATGGCATCCTCAAGGAACTTGTCTCCAAGAAGCACGCGGCCTACGCCTGGCCCTTCTACAAGCCAGTGGACGCCTCTGCCTTGGGGCTCCATGACTACCACGAGATCATCAAGCATCCCATGGACCTCAGCACCATCAAG CGCAAGATGGAGAACCGGGAGTACCGCGACGCACAGGAGTTTGCTTCTGACGTGCGGCTGATGTTCTCCAATTGCTACAAATACAACCCCCCTGACCACGATGTGGTAGCCATGGCTCGTAAGCTGCAG CCGGGCCTCCTGACGAAGTCGTCCTCAGACGAGTCTTCCAGCGATGACGAGGACAACGACGACGAGAGCAGCAGCGACAGCTCCTCGGACAGCGAGGAGAGTTCGGACTCGGAGGAGGAGCGGGCCAATCGGCTGGCTGAGCTGCAGGAGCAG CTTCGGGCGGTGCACGAGCAGCTGGCGGCCCTCTCCCAGGGGCCGGTCTCCAAGCCCAAGAAGAGGCGTgacaagaaggagaagaagaagaagaagaaatcagaGAAGAGGAAGATCAAAGCGGGAGAGGAGGAGGCTCACCCGGCCCAGCTCAAGAAGTCCAAAAAAGCAGCTGGAggaggcggcagcggcagcagcaa GAACGTGAAGAAGGCCGGCGCAAAggccctccctcccccagtcccCATGTTCTACgactcggaggaggaggaggagagcaagcCCATGACCTACGACGAGAAGCGCCAGCTCAGCCTGGACATCAACAAGCTGCCGGGGGAGAAGCTGGGCCGGGTGGTGCACATCATCCAGTCGCGGGAGCCCTCCCTGCGGGACTCCAACCCGGAGGAGATCGAGATCGACTTTGAAACCCTCAAGCCTTCCACCCTGCGGGAGTTGGAGCGCTACGTGTTGTCGTGCTTACGCAAGAAACCTCGCAAGCCCTACAGCGAGA CCCTGAAGAAGCCGGTGGGCAAGACGAAGGAGGAGCTGGCCCTGGAGAAGAAGCGGGAGCTGGAGAAGCG
- the BRD2 gene encoding bromodomain-containing protein 2 isoform X1, with protein MLQNVNPNGKILGEGNVGLVGLGVESTPGKRIRKPSLLYEGFESPTMASVPALQLASANPPPPEVSNPKKPGRVTNQLQYLHKVVMKALWKHQFAWPFRQPVDAIKLGLPDYHKIIKQPMDMGTIKRRLENSYYWSSAECMQDFNTMFTNCYIYNKPTDDIVLMAQTLEKIFLQKVAQMPQEEQEIVITVAKNSHKKGASRAAAILAAASAAAQQVPAISSVSHARLYPTSADIPTTVISIPHPSVISTPLLKPLHSTAPSQLLPAGPAPTQPVAKKKGVKRKADTTTPTPTAIIATSGGESSPSAALLETKAAKIPARRESGRPIKPPRKDLPDSQQHQTSKRGKLTEQLKYCNGILKELVSKKHAAYAWPFYKPVDASALGLHDYHEIIKHPMDLSTIKRKMENREYRDAQEFASDVRLMFSNCYKYNPPDHDVVAMARKLQDVFEFSYAKMPDEPLDINPPSTSLPQPGLLTKSSSDESSSDDEDNDDESSSDSSSDSEESSDSEEERANRLAELQEQLRAVHEQLAALSQGPVSKPKKRRDKKEKKKKKKSEKRKIKAGEEEAHPAQLKKSKKAAGGGGSGSSKNVKKAGAKALPPPVPMFYDSEEEEESKPMTYDEKRQLSLDINKLPGEKLGRVVHIIQSREPSLRDSNPEEIEIDFETLKPSTLRELERYVLSCLRKKPRKPYSETLKKPVGKTKEELALEKKRELEKRLQDVSGQLNSAKKPPKKASEKPESAQQVAVSRLSASSSSSDSSSSTSSSSSSSDTSDSDSS; from the exons ATGTTGCAGAACGTGAACCCCAACGGCAA GATCCTTGGGGAGGGCAATGTGGGTCTTGTGGGTCTGGGAGTGGAGTCCACGCCAGGGAAGCGGATCCGCAAGCCGTCGCTCCTCTACGAGGGCTTCGAGAGCCCCACCATGGCATCTGTTCCCGCCCTTCAGCTGGCCTCAGCCAATCCACCCCCTCCAGAGGTTTCAAACCCCAAGAAGCCAGGCAGAGTCACCAACCAGCTGCAGTACCTCCACAAAGTGGTGATGAAAGCCCTTTGGAAGCATCAGTTTGCCTGGCCCTTCCGCCAGCCCGTGGATGCCATCAAGCTGGGTCTTCCG GACTACCACAAAATAATCAAGCAGCCAATGGATATGGGCACCATCAAGCGGAGGCTGGAAAACAGTTACTATTGGAGCTCAGCTGAGTGCATGCAAGACTTCAACACCATGTTCACCAACTGCTACATCTACAACAAG CCCACAGATGACATTGTGTTGATGGCCCAAACGTTGGAGAAGATCTTCCTGCAGAAGGTGGCGCAAATGCCCCAGGAGGAGCAGGAGATTGTGATCACTGTGGCCAAGAACAGCCACAAGAAAGGGGCCTCTCGGGCGGCAG CGATCCTGGCAGCAGCCAGCGCAGCTGCCCAGCAAGTTCCAGCCATCTCTTCTGTCTCCCACGCCCGACTCTACCCCACGAGCGCAGATATCCCCACCACTGTCATCAGCATCCCCCACCCGTCGGTCATCTCCACGCCACTCCTCAAGCCACTCCACTCCACGGCTCCCTCCCAGCTGCTGCCTGCGGGGCCTGCGCCAACGCAGCCTGTGGCCAAG AAGAAAGGCGTGAAGCGGAAAGCGGACacgaccacccccacccccacggcCATCATCGCCACCAGTGGGGGAGAGTCTTCCCCCTCAGCTGCCCTGCTAGAGACCAAGGCGGCCAAGATCCCTGCCCGGCGGGAGAGCGGGCGTCCCATCAAGCCCCCTCGCAAAGACCTGCCTGACTCACAGCAGCACCAGACCTCCAAGAGGGGCAAACTTACCGAGCAGCTCAAGTACTGCAATGGCATCCTCAAGGAACTTGTCTCCAAGAAGCACGCGGCCTACGCCTGGCCCTTCTACAAGCCAGTGGACGCCTCTGCCTTGGGGCTCCATGACTACCACGAGATCATCAAGCATCCCATGGACCTCAGCACCATCAAG CGCAAGATGGAGAACCGGGAGTACCGCGACGCACAGGAGTTTGCTTCTGACGTGCGGCTGATGTTCTCCAATTGCTACAAATACAACCCCCCTGACCACGATGTGGTAGCCATGGCTCGTAAGCTGCAG GATGTCTTCGAGTTCAGCTATGCCAAGATGCCAGATGAACCCCTAGACATCAACCCCCCCTCCACGTCACTCCCACAGCCGGGCCTCCTGACGAAGTCGTCCTCAGACGAGTCTTCCAGCGATGACGAGGACAACGACGACGAGAGCAGCAGCGACAGCTCCTCGGACAGCGAGGAGAGTTCGGACTCGGAGGAGGAGCGGGCCAATCGGCTGGCTGAGCTGCAGGAGCAG CTTCGGGCGGTGCACGAGCAGCTGGCGGCCCTCTCCCAGGGGCCGGTCTCCAAGCCCAAGAAGAGGCGTgacaagaaggagaagaagaagaagaagaaatcagaGAAGAGGAAGATCAAAGCGGGAGAGGAGGAGGCTCACCCGGCCCAGCTCAAGAAGTCCAAAAAAGCAGCTGGAggaggcggcagcggcagcagcaa GAACGTGAAGAAGGCCGGCGCAAAggccctccctcccccagtcccCATGTTCTACgactcggaggaggaggaggagagcaagcCCATGACCTACGACGAGAAGCGCCAGCTCAGCCTGGACATCAACAAGCTGCCGGGGGAGAAGCTGGGCCGGGTGGTGCACATCATCCAGTCGCGGGAGCCCTCCCTGCGGGACTCCAACCCGGAGGAGATCGAGATCGACTTTGAAACCCTCAAGCCTTCCACCCTGCGGGAGTTGGAGCGCTACGTGTTGTCGTGCTTACGCAAGAAACCTCGCAAGCCCTACAGCGAGA CCCTGAAGAAGCCGGTGGGCAAGACGAAGGAGGAGCTGGCCCTGGAGAAGAAGCGGGAGCTGGAGAAGCG
- the BRD2 gene encoding bromodomain-containing protein 2 isoform X3 codes for MASVPALQLASANPPPPEVSNPKKPGRVTNQLQYLHKVVMKALWKHQFAWPFRQPVDAIKLGLPDYHKIIKQPMDMGTIKRRLENSYYWSSAECMQDFNTMFTNCYIYNKPTDDIVLMAQTLEKIFLQKVAQMPQEEQEIVITVAKNSHKKGASRAAAILAAASAAAQQVPAISSVSHARLYPTSADIPTTVISIPHPSVISTPLLKPLHSTAPSQLLPAGPAPTQPVAKKKGVKRKADTTTPTPTAIIATSGGESSPSAALLETKAAKIPARRESGRPIKPPRKDLPDSQQHQTSKRGKLTEQLKYCNGILKELVSKKHAAYAWPFYKPVDASALGLHDYHEIIKHPMDLSTIKRKMENREYRDAQEFASDVRLMFSNCYKYNPPDHDVVAMARKLQDVFEFSYAKMPDEPLDINPPSTSLPQPGLLTKSSSDESSSDDEDNDDESSSDSSSDSEESSDSEEERANRLAELQEQLRAVHEQLAALSQGPVSKPKKRRDKKEKKKKKKSEKRKIKAGEEEAHPAQLKKSKKAAGGGGSGSSKNVKKAGAKALPPPVPMFYDSEEEEESKPMTYDEKRQLSLDINKLPGEKLGRVVHIIQSREPSLRDSNPEEIEIDFETLKPSTLRELERYVLSCLRKKPRKPYSETLKKPVGKTKEELALEKKRELEKRLQDVSGQLNSAKKPPKKASEKPESAQQVAVSRLSASSSSSDSSSSTSSSSSSSDTSDSDSS; via the exons ATGGCATCTGTTCCCGCCCTTCAGCTGGCCTCAGCCAATCCACCCCCTCCAGAGGTTTCAAACCCCAAGAAGCCAGGCAGAGTCACCAACCAGCTGCAGTACCTCCACAAAGTGGTGATGAAAGCCCTTTGGAAGCATCAGTTTGCCTGGCCCTTCCGCCAGCCCGTGGATGCCATCAAGCTGGGTCTTCCG GACTACCACAAAATAATCAAGCAGCCAATGGATATGGGCACCATCAAGCGGAGGCTGGAAAACAGTTACTATTGGAGCTCAGCTGAGTGCATGCAAGACTTCAACACCATGTTCACCAACTGCTACATCTACAACAAG CCCACAGATGACATTGTGTTGATGGCCCAAACGTTGGAGAAGATCTTCCTGCAGAAGGTGGCGCAAATGCCCCAGGAGGAGCAGGAGATTGTGATCACTGTGGCCAAGAACAGCCACAAGAAAGGGGCCTCTCGGGCGGCAG CGATCCTGGCAGCAGCCAGCGCAGCTGCCCAGCAAGTTCCAGCCATCTCTTCTGTCTCCCACGCCCGACTCTACCCCACGAGCGCAGATATCCCCACCACTGTCATCAGCATCCCCCACCCGTCGGTCATCTCCACGCCACTCCTCAAGCCACTCCACTCCACGGCTCCCTCCCAGCTGCTGCCTGCGGGGCCTGCGCCAACGCAGCCTGTGGCCAAG AAGAAAGGCGTGAAGCGGAAAGCGGACacgaccacccccacccccacggcCATCATCGCCACCAGTGGGGGAGAGTCTTCCCCCTCAGCTGCCCTGCTAGAGACCAAGGCGGCCAAGATCCCTGCCCGGCGGGAGAGCGGGCGTCCCATCAAGCCCCCTCGCAAAGACCTGCCTGACTCACAGCAGCACCAGACCTCCAAGAGGGGCAAACTTACCGAGCAGCTCAAGTACTGCAATGGCATCCTCAAGGAACTTGTCTCCAAGAAGCACGCGGCCTACGCCTGGCCCTTCTACAAGCCAGTGGACGCCTCTGCCTTGGGGCTCCATGACTACCACGAGATCATCAAGCATCCCATGGACCTCAGCACCATCAAG CGCAAGATGGAGAACCGGGAGTACCGCGACGCACAGGAGTTTGCTTCTGACGTGCGGCTGATGTTCTCCAATTGCTACAAATACAACCCCCCTGACCACGATGTGGTAGCCATGGCTCGTAAGCTGCAG GATGTCTTCGAGTTCAGCTATGCCAAGATGCCAGATGAACCCCTAGACATCAACCCCCCCTCCACGTCACTCCCACAGCCGGGCCTCCTGACGAAGTCGTCCTCAGACGAGTCTTCCAGCGATGACGAGGACAACGACGACGAGAGCAGCAGCGACAGCTCCTCGGACAGCGAGGAGAGTTCGGACTCGGAGGAGGAGCGGGCCAATCGGCTGGCTGAGCTGCAGGAGCAG CTTCGGGCGGTGCACGAGCAGCTGGCGGCCCTCTCCCAGGGGCCGGTCTCCAAGCCCAAGAAGAGGCGTgacaagaaggagaagaagaagaagaagaaatcagaGAAGAGGAAGATCAAAGCGGGAGAGGAGGAGGCTCACCCGGCCCAGCTCAAGAAGTCCAAAAAAGCAGCTGGAggaggcggcagcggcagcagcaa GAACGTGAAGAAGGCCGGCGCAAAggccctccctcccccagtcccCATGTTCTACgactcggaggaggaggaggagagcaagcCCATGACCTACGACGAGAAGCGCCAGCTCAGCCTGGACATCAACAAGCTGCCGGGGGAGAAGCTGGGCCGGGTGGTGCACATCATCCAGTCGCGGGAGCCCTCCCTGCGGGACTCCAACCCGGAGGAGATCGAGATCGACTTTGAAACCCTCAAGCCTTCCACCCTGCGGGAGTTGGAGCGCTACGTGTTGTCGTGCTTACGCAAGAAACCTCGCAAGCCCTACAGCGAGA CCCTGAAGAAGCCGGTGGGCAAGACGAAGGAGGAGCTGGCCCTGGAGAAGAAGCGGGAGCTGGAGAAGCG